From Odontesthes bonariensis isolate fOdoBon6 chromosome 21, fOdoBon6.hap1, whole genome shotgun sequence, a single genomic window includes:
- the nags gene encoding N-acetylglutamate synthase, mitochondrial — protein MSGVNSGSTGCRAMVMAGKYLSSPRPSSAALKRSSDLQQRRMFAPRRRMLSSSAAGTGAGAAALVNHENLGYISAADRHALANKNLIYRDVKAFLSEVGGDPREARYWLTQFQRATSAQSPTFAVLEVDSTAFQSREVVQSLAFGLSFLQRMDMKPVVVMGLTEHLEKGPAEPVTRSCCTRELVERCQQLTEALQQHSATVLPFFSAESILQMQEAPQGSSAPPHIAVDTTLLQWSLDCGTIPLVCPVGRDWRGCSVGLDPTEVTAAISRVLQPHKVIFLNNLGGLRSPKHKVLDTVSLPTDLPGLSVAAWLSATERRKVTTIARLLNQLPTDSSAVITSASTLLTELFSHRGSGTLFKNGDPIHRYRSLDEIDVDRLLALINKSFDKTLRQDYMDSLKGRLHSIYLSEGYSAAAIINMEPVNGGTPYLDKFVVSSSKQGQGTSHILWECIKEDLGKLFWRSRATNKINPWYFKHCDGSFVNGVWTVFWFGLTDIRDSYALVEHAKNLPDSFHSSCVASAEQRPPPPATGS, from the exons ATGTCCGGAGTGAACAGCGGCTCTACCGGCTGTCGGGCCATGGTAATGGCTGGAAAGTACCTGTCGAGTCCCAGGCCGTCCTCCGCGGCGCTGAAGCGGAGCTCCGACCTACAGCAGCGGAGGATGTTTGCGCCACGGCGCCGCATGTTGAGCTCCAGCGCGGCAGGCACGGGGGCGGGAGCCGCGGCGCTGGTTAACCACGAGAACCTGGGGTATATCTCCGCCGCAGACCGGCACGCATTGGCCAACAAGAATCTGATTTATAGGGATGTGAAGGCTTTTCTCAGTGAAGTTGGAGGAGATCCTCGGGAGGCTCGGTACTGGCTGACCCAGTTCCAGAGAGCGACTTCGGCTCAGTCTCCTACCTTTGCCGTGTTGGAG GTGGACAGCACAGCTTTCCAGAGCAGGGAAGTGGTTCAGAGCCTCGCTTTCGGACTATCTTTCCTGCAGCGGATGGACATGAAGCCTGTGGTAGTGATGGGCCTAACTGAACACCTAGAAAAAGGGCCCGCAGAACCTGTCACCAGGTCTTGTTGTACCAGAGAGCTAGTGGAGCGGTGCCAGCAGCTGACAGAGGCTCTGCAGCAGCACTCAGCTACTGTCCTGCCATTCTTCTCTGCAGAGTCCATCCTCCAAATGCAAGAAGCGCCACAAGGAAGCAG TGCTCCCCCGCACATTGCTGTGGACACCACCCTCCTCCAGTGGAGTCTAGACTGTGGGACAATCCCGCTGGTTTGTCCGGTCGGAAGGGACTGGCGAGGTTGCTCAGTAGGGCTTGACCCAACAGAGGTTACAGCAGCCATTTCCAGGGTCCTGCAGCCCCATAAAGTCATTTTCCTAAACAACTTAGGAGGCCTGCGGAGCCCAAAACACAAG GTGCTGGACACAGTGTCGTTGCCCACCGACCTGCCCGGTCTGTCCGTGGCGGCGTGGTTGAGTGCAACAGAGCGCCGCAAAGTGACCACCATTGCCAGACTTCTCAATCAACTGCCGACAGATTCCTCTGCTGTGATCACCTCGGCGAGCACGTTGCTCACTGAGTTGTTCAGTCACAGGG GATCTGGgacactttttaaaaatggagaCCCCATACACCG gTACAGGTCTCTGGATGAGATCGATGTGGACCGTCTGCTGGCTCTGATCAACAAGTCGTTTGATAAAACTCTGCGGCAGGATTACATGGACTCTCTAAAAGGACGGCTGCACTCCATCTACCTTTCTGAAGG CTACAGCGCGGCAGCCATCATCAACATGGAGCCTGTGAATGGCGGCACTCCCTACCTCGACAAGTTTGTGGTGAGCAGCAGTAAGCAGGGCCAGGGCACCAGTCACATCCTGTGGGAGTGTATCAAAGAAGACCTGGGCAAACTGTTTTGGAGGTCAAGAGCCACCAATAAGATCAACCCATG GTATTTTAAGCATTGTGACGGCAGCTTTGTAAATGGAGTATGGACCGTCTTCTGGTTTGGCCTGACCGACATCAGAGATTCCTACGCGCTGGTTGAGCACGCCAAGAACCTCCCTGACTCATTCCACAGCTCCTGTGTCGCCTCCGCAGAGCAGCGGCCTCCTCCACCTGCCACAGGGTCCTGA